In one Carassius carassius chromosome 14, fCarCar2.1, whole genome shotgun sequence genomic region, the following are encoded:
- the emx2 gene encoding homeobox protein EMX2 yields MFQPTPKRCFTIESLVAKDNPLPASRSEEPIRPAALSYANSSQMNPFLNGFHSSGRGVYSNPDLVFAEAVSHAPNSAVPVHSVPPPHALAAHPLSSSHSPHPLFASQQRDPSTFYPWLIHRYRYLGHRFQGNETSPESFLLHNALARKPKRIRTAFSPSQLLRLEHAFEKNHYVVGAERKQLAHSLSLTETQVKVWFQNRRTKFKRQKLEEEGSDSQQKKKGTHHINRWRMATKQGSPEEIDVTSDD; encoded by the exons ATGTTTCAGCCCACACCGAAGAGGTGTTTTACCATAGAGTCTTTGGTAGCGAAGGATAATCCTTTGCCAGCGTCGAGATCCGAGGAGCCCATACGACCAGCGGCTCTCAGCTATGCAAACTCAAGCCAGATGAACCCATTTCTAAACGGCTTTCACTCCAGCGGCAGGGGCGTCTACTCAAACCCGGACTTGGTGTTCGCTGAGGCTGTTTCACATGCTCCCAACTCCGCCGTCCCAGTTCATTCAGTACCTCCTCCTCACGCTCTGGCTGCTCACCCGCTGTCGTCCTCGCACAGTCCGCACCCTCTTTTCGCAAGCCAGCAAAGGGACCCTTCAACTTTTTACCCGTGGTTGATACATAGATATAGATACTTGGGTCACAGATTTCAAG GAAACGAAACTAGTCCGGAAAGCTTCCTATTGCACAATGCACTGGCAAGAAAGCCCAAAAGGATTCGTACTGCTTTTTCCCCATCACAGCTACTACGGCTTGAACATGCTTTCGAAAAAAACCATTACGTCGTCGGTGCGGAACGAAAACAGCTCGCTCACAGCCTTAGCCTCACAGAAACTCAG GTAAAAGTTTGGTTTCAGAATCGAAGGACGAAGTTCAAGCGTCAGAAACTGGAGGAGGAAGGTTCGGATTCGCAACAGAAAAAGAAGGGAACTCATCACATAAACCGATGGAGAATGGCCACAAAACAAGGAAGCCCTGAGGAAATTGACGTCACCTCAGACGATTAA